In Ascaphus truei isolate aAscTru1 chromosome 21, aAscTru1.hap1, whole genome shotgun sequence, one DNA window encodes the following:
- the PIP5KL1 gene encoding LOW QUALITY PROTEIN: phosphatidylinositol 4-phosphate 5-kinase-like protein 1 (The sequence of the model RefSeq protein was modified relative to this genomic sequence to represent the inferred CDS: inserted 1 base in 1 codon), with product MSQIGSRVSGESRGSTRQRPLFWRLRQRWKLLGLFEIDKEHELYLLTCDLKEGLKDAVQGAVLCDARPSLSDEDYREKLTQVHQGFVMRTYAGSVFSRFRRSLGVSEDGYQRSLSTCGLYLQFISNSKSKADFFLTNDKRFFLKTQSKREVHFLLRILRRXTDHFQAYPHSLLVKILGVHSITQAQHRKKYFIIMQSVFFPDERITGRYDIKGCQVSRWTEPQPEGSRMLQVFKDLNFEGNVICLDQQRLWLLRQAELDTRFLQELNVLDYSFLVGFQPLHPDEKSQSWSLANLIVRTKRSINGAGSPTTSNCPSVPGTIEEEGGGGGSVEQGDEETEFSGGPEVAAGGRVPIKKIGPQFSTASDVSEVMAQNRRLLPSYRNPLHVMDGPELRYFVGIIDIFTVYSWKKRLEHLWKSMRYRGQEFSTVSPSRYSRRLCHWMEMHTA from the exons GGCGAGTCCCGTGGCAGCACCCGGCAGCGCCCGCTCTTCTGGAGGCTGCGCCAGCGCTGGAAGCTCCTCGGACTCTTCGAGATTGACAAGGAACATGAGTTGTACCTGCTGACCTGTGACCTGAAGGAGGGGCTGAAGGACGCGGTGCAGGGGGCCGTACTCTGCGATGCCAGG cCCTCACTATCGGACGAGGATTACAGGGAGAAGCTCACACAGGTCCATCAG GGCTTTGTGATGAGGACGTACGCCGGGTCAGTGTTCTCTCGCTTCCGGCGGTCTCTGGGGGTGTCGGAGGACGGATACCAGCGATCGCTCTCAACGTGCGGCTTGTACCTGCAGTTCATCAGCAACTCCAAGAGCAAAGCCGACTTCTTCCTGAC GAACGACAAGCGTTTCTTCCTGAAGACGCAGAGTAAGCGGGAGGTGCACTTCCTGCTGCGGATTCTGCGCA ACACGGACCACTTCCAGGCGTACCCACACTCCCTGCTCGTCAAGATCCTGG GTGTTCACAGTATCACTCAGGCTCAGCATAGAAAG AAGTATTTTATCATCATGCAGAGCGTGTTCTTCCCCGACGAGCGAATCACAGGACG GTACGATATTAAGGGGTGCCAGGTTAGTCGCTGGACCGAGCCACAGCCGGAAGGAAGCCGCATGCTGCAGGTCTTCAAGGATCTCAACTTCGAGGGAAATGTTATCTGTCTGG ACCAGCAGCGGCTCTGGCTGCTGCGCCAGGCAGAGCTGGACACTCGCTTCCTGCAGGAGCTGAATGTGTTGGATTACAGCTTCCTCGTTGGCTTCCAGCCACTGCACCCAGACGAAAAGTCACAGAGTTGGTCCCTGGCTAACCTCATCGTCCGGACCAAAAG ATCCATAAACGGGGCAGGCAGTCCCACCACTTCCAACTGTCCCTCGGTTCCCGGGACCAtagaggaggaaggtggcggcGGCGGTTCCGTGGAACAAGGCGACGAAGAGACGGAGTTCAGCGGCGGCCCGGAGGTGGCTGCGGGTGGTCGCGTCCCCATCAAGAAGATCGGGCCGCAGTTCAGCACCGCGTCCGACGTGTCCGAGGTCATGGCCCAGAACCGCCGGCTGCTCCCCAGCTACAGGAACCCGCTGCACGTGATGGACGGGCCGGAGCTCCGATACTTCGTTGGCATCATCGACATCTTCACGGTCTACAGCTGGAAGAAGAGGCTGGAGCATTTGTGGAAGAGCATGCGGTATCGCGGGCAAGAGTTCTCCACCGTGAGCCCTTCCAGGTACTCCCGGAGGCTGTGCCACTGGATGGAGATGCATACAGCGTGA